A genomic window from Motacilla alba alba isolate MOTALB_02 unplaced genomic scaffold, Motacilla_alba_V1.0_pri HiC_scaffold_34, whole genome shotgun sequence includes:
- the TRIM41 gene encoding E3 ubiquitin-protein ligase TRIM41 isoform X2: MAAPAALGGPGCRPDPVETLQEEAICAICLDYFAEPVSIGCGHNFCRGCISRLWARAEPGPGGAAGGPELGGDDDEEEEEEDELEEDELDVEQEEEEEEEGGVDEEEDDDMWEEEEEEEEEEEGELWGDPAEDEEEEEEEEGAAWAGGAQGGLYFGAEDYDEEVMEEDVEEEGEEEDEEEEDEDEEEEEAAAARRPAVFTCPQCRKSFAQRSFRPNLQLANMVQIIRQLHPRPQRAPAPPGPGPAPGGPPELCHKHQEPLKLFCEVCEAAICVVCREARGHKHHSVVPLDEVVQDCKNKLQSHLEPLRRQLEALLKQKCSEEEKVSVLRMQAEMRELEADFEVLHRFLAGEQVLLLRQLQERHEALLARQRRNLGALEERGAALRRLISDAEAAGRQDGLQLLKDIKGTFIRCENIKFQEPEMVPVDVGKKFRNCFLQDVVMRKMEKVFSKVPQADVTLDPSTAHPRLSLSLDRRSVRLSERRPEPAGGARRGDGGDLCVLGAPGFSAGRHYWEVEVGGRRGWAVGAARESARPRHKGGTPGTPKREIWAVGTSGKKYQALSGTEQTALAPGEQPRRFGVYLDYERGQLCFYNAESMSHIHTFHICCRERVFPFFRILAKGTRIKICT; the protein is encoded by the exons ATGGCGGCCCCCGCGGCGCTGGGCGGCCCCGGCTGCCGGCCGGACCCGGTGGAGACGCTGCAGGAGGAGGCGATCTGCGCCATCTGCCTGGATTACTTCGCCGAGCCCGTGTCCATCGGCTGCGGGCACAACTTCTGCCGCGGCTGCATCTCCCGGCTCTGGGCCCGcgccgagcccggccccggcggcgccgcgggcggccCCGAGCTGGGCGGCGACGacgacgaggaggaggaggaggaggacgagcTGGAGGAAGACGAGCTGGAcgtggagcaggaggaggaggaggaggaggaaggcggCGTGGACGAGGAGGAGGACGACGACatgtgggaggaagaggaggaggaggaggaggaggaggaaggcgaGCTCTGGGGGGACCCCGcggaggacgaggaggaggaggaggaggaggaaggcgcCGCCTGGGCCGGGGGCGCGCAGGGCGGGCTCTACTTCGGCGCCGAGGACTACGACGAGGAGGTGATGGAGGAGGACGTGGAGGAGGAAggcgaggaggaggatgaggaggaggaggatgaggatgaggaggaggaagaggcggcggcggcgcggcgcccCGCGGTCTTCACCTGCCCGCAGTGCCGCAAGTCGTTCGCGCAGCGCTCCTTCCGCCCCAACCTGCAGCTGGCCAACATGGTGCAGATCATCCGGCAGCTGCACCCGCGGCCGCAGCGCGCCCCGGCgccgcccgggcccggccccgcgcccggcggGCCCCCCGAGCTCTGCCACAAGCACCAGGAGCCGCTGAAGCTCTTCTGCGAGGTGTGCGAGGCGGCCATCTGCGTGGTGTGCCGCGAGGCCCGCGGGCACAAGCACCACAGCGTGGTGCCGCTCGACGAGGTGGTGCAGGACTGCAAG AACAAGCTGCAGAGCCACCTGGAGCCGCTGCGGCGGCAGCTGGAGGCGCTGCTGAAGCAGAAGTGCAGCGAGGAGGAGAAGGTCTCGGTGCTGAGG ATGCAGGCGGAGATGCGGGAGCTGGAGGCGGATTTCGAGGTGCTGCACCGCTTCCTGGCCGgggagcaggtgctgctgctgcggcaGCTGCAGGAGCGGCACGAGGCGCTGCTGGCGCGGCAGCGGCGCAACCTGGGCGCCCTGGAGGAGCGAGGGGCCGCCCTCAGGAGGCTGATCAGCGACGCCGAGGCCGCGGGCAGGCAGGacgggctgcagctgctcaag GACATCAAAGGCACCTTCATCAG GTGCGAGAACATCAAATTCCAGGAGCCCGAGATGGTGCCCGTGGACGTGGGGAAGAAGTTCAGGAATTGCTTCCTGCAGGACGTGGTGATGAGGAAGATGGAGAAGGTCTTCAGCAAAGTGCCCCAAG CCGACGTCACCCTGGACCCCTCCACGGCCCACCCGCGCCTCAGCCTGTCCCTGGACCGGCGCAGCGTCCGTCTGTCCGAGCGGCGCCCGGAGCCCGCGGGGGGCGCGCGGCGCGGGGACGGCGGCGACCTCTGCGTGCTGGGGGCTCCGGGCTTCAGCGCCGGCCGCCACTACTGGGAGGTGGAGGTGGGCGGCCGGCGCGGCTGGGCCGTGGGCGCCGCCCGCGAGagcgcccggccccggcacAAGGGGGGCACCCCGGGGACCCCCAAACGGGAGATCTGGGCCGTGGGCACCAGCGGCAAGAAGTACCAGGCGCTGTCGGGCACGGAGCAGACGGCGCTGGCGCCCGGCGAGCAGCCGCGGCGCTTCGGCGTCTACCTGGACTACGAGcggggccagctgtgcttctacAACGCCGAGAGCATGAGCCACATCCACACCTTCCACATCTGCTGCCGCGAGCGCGTCTTCCCCTTCTTCCGCATCCTGGCCAAGGGCACGCGCATCAAGATCTGCACCTGA
- the TRIM41 gene encoding E3 ubiquitin-protein ligase TRIM41 isoform X1 codes for MAAPAALGGPGCRPDPVETLQEEAICAICLDYFAEPVSIGCGHNFCRGCISRLWARAEPGPGGAAGGPELGGDDDEEEEEEDELEEDELDVEQEEEEEEEGGVDEEEDDDMWEEEEEEEEEEEGELWGDPAEDEEEEEEEEGAAWAGGAQGGLYFGAEDYDEEVMEEDVEEEGEEEDEEEEDEDEEEEEAAAARRPAVFTCPQCRKSFAQRSFRPNLQLANMVQIIRQLHPRPQRAPAPPGPGPAPGGPPELCHKHQEPLKLFCEVCEAAICVVCREARGHKHHSVVPLDEVVQDCKNKLQSHLEPLRRQLEALLKQKCSEEEKVSVLREQMQAEMRELEADFEVLHRFLAGEQVLLLRQLQERHEALLARQRRNLGALEERGAALRRLISDAEAAGRQDGLQLLKDIKGTFIRCENIKFQEPEMVPVDVGKKFRNCFLQDVVMRKMEKVFSKVPQADVTLDPSTAHPRLSLSLDRRSVRLSERRPEPAGGARRGDGGDLCVLGAPGFSAGRHYWEVEVGGRRGWAVGAARESARPRHKGGTPGTPKREIWAVGTSGKKYQALSGTEQTALAPGEQPRRFGVYLDYERGQLCFYNAESMSHIHTFHICCRERVFPFFRILAKGTRIKICT; via the exons ATGGCGGCCCCCGCGGCGCTGGGCGGCCCCGGCTGCCGGCCGGACCCGGTGGAGACGCTGCAGGAGGAGGCGATCTGCGCCATCTGCCTGGATTACTTCGCCGAGCCCGTGTCCATCGGCTGCGGGCACAACTTCTGCCGCGGCTGCATCTCCCGGCTCTGGGCCCGcgccgagcccggccccggcggcgccgcgggcggccCCGAGCTGGGCGGCGACGacgacgaggaggaggaggaggaggacgagcTGGAGGAAGACGAGCTGGAcgtggagcaggaggaggaggaggaggaggaaggcggCGTGGACGAGGAGGAGGACGACGACatgtgggaggaagaggaggaggaggaggaggaggaggaaggcgaGCTCTGGGGGGACCCCGcggaggacgaggaggaggaggaggaggaggaaggcgcCGCCTGGGCCGGGGGCGCGCAGGGCGGGCTCTACTTCGGCGCCGAGGACTACGACGAGGAGGTGATGGAGGAGGACGTGGAGGAGGAAggcgaggaggaggatgaggaggaggaggatgaggatgaggaggaggaagaggcggcggcggcgcggcgcccCGCGGTCTTCACCTGCCCGCAGTGCCGCAAGTCGTTCGCGCAGCGCTCCTTCCGCCCCAACCTGCAGCTGGCCAACATGGTGCAGATCATCCGGCAGCTGCACCCGCGGCCGCAGCGCGCCCCGGCgccgcccgggcccggccccgcgcccggcggGCCCCCCGAGCTCTGCCACAAGCACCAGGAGCCGCTGAAGCTCTTCTGCGAGGTGTGCGAGGCGGCCATCTGCGTGGTGTGCCGCGAGGCCCGCGGGCACAAGCACCACAGCGTGGTGCCGCTCGACGAGGTGGTGCAGGACTGCAAG AACAAGCTGCAGAGCCACCTGGAGCCGCTGCGGCGGCAGCTGGAGGCGCTGCTGAAGCAGAAGTGCAGCGAGGAGGAGAAGGTCTCGGTGCTGAGG GAGCAGATGCAGGCGGAGATGCGGGAGCTGGAGGCGGATTTCGAGGTGCTGCACCGCTTCCTGGCCGgggagcaggtgctgctgctgcggcaGCTGCAGGAGCGGCACGAGGCGCTGCTGGCGCGGCAGCGGCGCAACCTGGGCGCCCTGGAGGAGCGAGGGGCCGCCCTCAGGAGGCTGATCAGCGACGCCGAGGCCGCGGGCAGGCAGGacgggctgcagctgctcaag GACATCAAAGGCACCTTCATCAG GTGCGAGAACATCAAATTCCAGGAGCCCGAGATGGTGCCCGTGGACGTGGGGAAGAAGTTCAGGAATTGCTTCCTGCAGGACGTGGTGATGAGGAAGATGGAGAAGGTCTTCAGCAAAGTGCCCCAAG CCGACGTCACCCTGGACCCCTCCACGGCCCACCCGCGCCTCAGCCTGTCCCTGGACCGGCGCAGCGTCCGTCTGTCCGAGCGGCGCCCGGAGCCCGCGGGGGGCGCGCGGCGCGGGGACGGCGGCGACCTCTGCGTGCTGGGGGCTCCGGGCTTCAGCGCCGGCCGCCACTACTGGGAGGTGGAGGTGGGCGGCCGGCGCGGCTGGGCCGTGGGCGCCGCCCGCGAGagcgcccggccccggcacAAGGGGGGCACCCCGGGGACCCCCAAACGGGAGATCTGGGCCGTGGGCACCAGCGGCAAGAAGTACCAGGCGCTGTCGGGCACGGAGCAGACGGCGCTGGCGCCCGGCGAGCAGCCGCGGCGCTTCGGCGTCTACCTGGACTACGAGcggggccagctgtgcttctacAACGCCGAGAGCATGAGCCACATCCACACCTTCCACATCTGCTGCCGCGAGCGCGTCTTCCCCTTCTTCCGCATCCTGGCCAAGGGCACGCGCATCAAGATCTGCACCTGA